One region of Polynucleobacter sp. SHI8 genomic DNA includes:
- the pyrF gene encoding orotidine-5'-phosphate decarboxylase, producing the protein MNDQANYPAKSSVNGFVQKYQRRVESHNTMLCVGLDPDISKLPATIGGQGGAIYSFCREIVDATADLVCAYKPQIAYFASARAEDQLEQLIDYIHQNYPDIPVILDAKRGDIGSTANHYAAEAFDRYQADAVTANPYMGFDSIEPYLAYQDRGVFILCRTSNPGGSDLQFLELNHGQAPQKLFEKVAQLAANEWNQSGQIGLVVGATFPAEIETVRNIVGDAMPLLIPGIGAQGGDTIATVKAGHNTNLLINSSRAILYASSDQDFAQAARKVAMQTRDAIRAV; encoded by the coding sequence ATGAATGACCAAGCAAATTACCCTGCCAAAAGTAGTGTTAATGGCTTTGTGCAAAAGTATCAACGACGGGTAGAGTCTCACAATACCATGCTCTGTGTGGGGCTAGACCCTGATATCTCCAAATTACCAGCCACCATTGGCGGACAGGGTGGAGCGATTTATTCATTTTGTCGAGAGATTGTTGATGCTACAGCTGACCTCGTTTGTGCGTATAAGCCACAAATTGCGTATTTTGCCTCTGCAAGGGCTGAAGACCAGTTAGAGCAATTAATCGACTATATTCATCAAAATTATCCGGATATTCCAGTTATTTTAGATGCCAAACGTGGGGATATAGGTTCAACCGCGAATCATTATGCGGCAGAAGCTTTTGACAGATATCAGGCGGATGCAGTCACAGCAAACCCCTATATGGGCTTTGACTCTATAGAACCCTATCTCGCATATCAAGATCGTGGTGTTTTTATTTTGTGCAGAACATCTAATCCAGGTGGTTCGGATTTACAGTTTCTAGAGTTAAACCATGGGCAAGCACCCCAAAAGTTATTTGAAAAAGTAGCTCAATTAGCAGCAAATGAGTGGAATCAGTCAGGTCAAATTGGATTAGTTGTTGGGGCAACCTTTCCGGCGGAGATTGAGACTGTCAGAAACATTGTGGGCGACGCAATGCCCCTCTTGATCCCAGGAATCGGCGCTCAGGGTGGGGATACCATTGCCACAGTTAAAGCCGGGCACAATACCAATTTACTCATTAACTCATCGCGCGCCATCTTATACGCCAGTAGTGATCAAGATTTTGCTCAAGCAGCAAGAAAAGTAGCGATGCAAACCCGCGACGCTATCCGAGCGGTTTAG
- the aroE gene encoding shikimate dehydrogenase has product MMNTPDTQLDPRMHPEQAVYGVIGNPVAHSLSPLIHAQFALQVKHPIYYGKLYADLGQFSQTVDTFFARGGQGLNVTVPFKSEAFQLCQQLTKRAQAAGVVNILWQENGQYVGDNSDGVGLVRDIEKHPFQIAGKRVLMIGAGGAVQGVILPLMEKKPSQITITNRTLEKAQAIVERFLPQAQEYGIQLNAIALDHIMQLQEAYSIIINGTSSGLQGSSPLIFSQAQHLQSVLQRAEPGLAYDMVYGKETDFMAQMKTCDFQVKDGLGMLVEQAAEAFEVWRKLPQGSLDTVTVLQMLRKSIV; this is encoded by the coding sequence ATGATGAATACACCCGATACCCAACTTGATCCGAGAATGCACCCAGAGCAGGCTGTTTATGGCGTGATTGGCAATCCTGTTGCACATAGCTTATCGCCTTTGATTCATGCACAATTTGCCTTACAAGTGAAGCACCCTATCTACTATGGCAAGCTTTATGCAGATTTAGGACAATTCTCACAAACAGTCGATACCTTTTTTGCCAGAGGTGGTCAAGGTTTAAACGTGACAGTTCCATTCAAATCAGAAGCATTTCAGCTATGTCAACAGTTGACGAAGCGAGCTCAAGCTGCAGGTGTCGTGAATATTCTTTGGCAAGAAAATGGCCAATATGTTGGCGATAATTCTGATGGAGTTGGACTCGTCAGAGATATTGAAAAACACCCATTTCAGATTGCTGGGAAGAGGGTGTTGATGATTGGTGCAGGAGGTGCTGTACAGGGAGTAATTTTACCTCTCATGGAAAAAAAGCCAAGCCAAATCACGATTACCAATCGCACATTAGAAAAAGCACAAGCAATTGTGGAGCGTTTTTTACCTCAAGCGCAAGAATATGGAATACAGCTAAATGCCATAGCGCTTGATCACATCATGCAGCTTCAAGAAGCCTATTCCATCATTATCAATGGCACATCTTCAGGCTTGCAGGGCTCATCACCACTCATATTCTCCCAAGCGCAACATTTACAGTCTGTCTTGCAAAGGGCAGAGCCAGGCTTAGCTTACGACATGGTCTATGGCAAAGAGACCGACTTTATGGCCCAAATGAAAACTTGTGACTTTCAGGTGAAAGACGGATTAGGTATGTTGGTGGAGCAGGCTGCTGAGGCATTTGAAGTTTGGCGCAAGCTCCCACAAGGAAGTTTAGATACCGTCACAGTTCTTCAAATGCTTCGCAAGTCTATTGTTTAA
- a CDS encoding phosphatidylglycerophosphatase A produces the protein MQTPSSLTLPNRRWMFERPWRSIAFGFGSGLSKLGPGTVGTLWAWAFALIFQYFFSGFSLTDMSILLIFGFGVGCWACGKSGAELQIFDHSGMVWDEIIAFWMILLFVLPASWKIQLLAFVLFRFFDIAKPGPIRWVDTYFKNWQGDGFFGKWQQLFRGFGVMIDDLLAAFFTLIVLSVFIKLGFI, from the coding sequence GTCCATGGCGCTCAATCGCCTTTGGCTTTGGGAGTGGTCTGAGTAAATTAGGGCCTGGTACGGTGGGGACCTTATGGGCCTGGGCTTTTGCACTGATATTCCAGTATTTTTTTTCAGGTTTTTCTTTGACGGACATGAGTATTTTGCTGATATTCGGTTTTGGTGTGGGTTGTTGGGCTTGCGGTAAATCTGGGGCAGAACTTCAGATATTTGACCACTCGGGTATGGTTTGGGATGAAATCATCGCATTTTGGATGATCTTATTGTTCGTTTTACCAGCTTCATGGAAAATACAGCTTCTTGCTTTTGTTTTGTTTCGTTTCTTTGATATTGCTAAACCTGGCCCTATCCGTTGGGTTGATACCTACTTTAAAAATTGGCAAGGTGATGGTTTTTTTGGCAAGTGGCAACAACTGTTTCGTGGCTTTGGAGTTATGATTGACGATCTTTTAGCTGCATTTTTTACTTTAATTGTTTTATCTGTTTTTATTAAGTTAGGTTTTATTTAA
- a CDS encoding CinA family protein, with the protein MNQVPLEQHVAKLAQLLLSNHLSICTAESCTGGMVAAALTDLSGSSSWFERGFVTYSNESKHQELGVSMDLIQTHGAVSVSVAEEMAKGAISSSGAQVSLAITGVAGPTGGSLEKPVGFVCFSWAIQNKDSLMVESEGVALLSPQDMINDQTRLHVRTLARDYAILGMITRLEKILK; encoded by the coding sequence ATGAATCAAGTTCCTCTTGAGCAACATGTTGCGAAATTAGCCCAGTTATTACTGTCCAACCATCTATCTATTTGTACGGCTGAGTCGTGTACTGGCGGTATGGTAGCTGCTGCTTTAACTGACCTTTCAGGGTCTAGTAGTTGGTTTGAACGTGGGTTTGTGACTTATAGCAATGAATCAAAACACCAAGAACTAGGTGTTTCGATGGATCTCATCCAAACCCACGGGGCAGTGAGTGTCTCTGTTGCAGAAGAAATGGCTAAAGGTGCTATCAGCTCGAGTGGCGCGCAAGTTTCTTTAGCAATTACGGGTGTAGCTGGTCCAACTGGTGGAAGTCTTGAAAAGCCAGTGGGCTTTGTATGCTTTTCTTGGGCAATTCAGAATAAGGACTCTCTCATGGTTGAAAGCGAAGGTGTCGCTTTACTAAGTCCGCAAGATATGATTAATGACCAAACTCGTCTTCATGTACGCACTCTTGCGCGTGACTATGCGATTCTTGGGATGATTACTCGCCTTGAAAAAATCTTGAAATAA
- the corA gene encoding magnesium/cobalt transporter CorA: MINLFTLQNGRLAQEQVEDRNELLKYHDPIWIDAIEPDDEELSWIKEAFGVTLPELEELGDLEASARYFEGEDGYLHIRTDFLLDEDDVSRNVRVAFILTNNTLFSIHDEDLPVFRLVRMRARLRPGSVNDAKDVLLDLYSTDAEYSADSLEEVYESLEEAGKVVLADTVTDQIAATVLETIAKEEDVNGRIRRNVMDTRRALSYLMRSKLLSDLQQEEARLILRDIDSLENHTAFLFDKINFLMDATVGFININQNKIIKIFAVVSVGLMPPTLLASIWGMNFEFMPELKLTLGYPGALILMVISTIAPLWYFKRKGWMD; this comes from the coding sequence ATGATTAACTTATTCACCCTCCAAAACGGCCGTTTAGCTCAAGAACAAGTAGAAGATCGTAATGAACTTCTCAAATATCATGACCCTATCTGGATCGATGCCATTGAGCCTGATGACGAAGAACTAAGCTGGATTAAAGAGGCGTTTGGGGTTACTTTGCCTGAACTTGAAGAATTAGGTGATTTAGAGGCTTCTGCCAGGTATTTTGAGGGCGAAGATGGTTATTTACATATTCGTACGGATTTTTTACTCGATGAAGATGATGTGTCACGTAACGTTCGAGTCGCTTTTATTCTGACCAACAACACTTTATTCTCAATCCATGATGAAGATCTTCCAGTGTTCCGCCTTGTTCGGATGCGCGCACGTTTACGTCCTGGCTCAGTGAATGACGCAAAAGATGTTCTGTTAGATTTGTATTCAACAGATGCTGAGTATTCAGCAGACTCTTTGGAAGAGGTATACGAAAGTCTTGAAGAAGCCGGGAAAGTCGTTCTGGCTGATACGGTGACGGATCAAATTGCAGCGACTGTCCTTGAAACGATTGCCAAAGAGGAAGACGTGAACGGTCGTATTCGACGCAATGTGATGGATACGCGTCGCGCCCTTTCCTATTTAATGCGCAGTAAGCTGTTGTCCGATTTACAACAGGAAGAGGCACGTCTCATTTTGCGTGATATCGATTCTCTTGAAAACCATACGGCTTTCTTATTCGATAAGATTAACTTCTTAATGGATGCTACTGTCGGTTTTATTAATATTAATCAAAATAAGATTATTAAAATCTTTGCGGTTGTGTCCGTCGGTCTTATGCCACCAACGCTTCTCGCCAGTATTTGGGGCATGAATTTTGAGTTTATGCCTGAATTAAAGCTTACTCTTGGATACCCTGGAGCTCTCATCCTCATGGTCATTTCTACGATCGCACCGCTTTGGTACTTCAAACGCAAAGGTTGGATGGATTAG
- the iscB gene encoding RNA-guided endonuclease IscB has product MVFVLDKRGKPLMPCTERRARILLERGRARVHRLYPMVIRLVDRFAEDCEFQELNLKLDPGSKTTGVALNRVDGSTEAVLNLFELIHRGAFISKKLEQRRALRRTRRNRHTRYRQARFLNRGNKQRGWLAPSLMHRVNTTTAWVDRIVRWSPVPLITQELVRFDTQKLENPEISGVEYQQGTLLGYEVREYLLNKWHRACVYCDAQNVPFEVEHIHPKSKGGSNRVSNLTLACRTCNEKKDNRDIREFLASDPTRLAKILAQAKAPLKDAAAVNSTRWRLFNELKTMGIVVKTGTGGQTKFNRLQNKIPKTHALDAACTGHVEFISDWQKPTLSIKSSGHGTYARTKLDSYGFPRGYCLRQKQVHGFATGDIVRAEVTKGKKIGSYFGKVAIRESGSFNISTNAGVIQGVSHKYCKVIQRADGYGYLFNQDSKQSRVKRIALQSALSLPGMNAEVSRAL; this is encoded by the coding sequence TTGGTCTTTGTTTTAGATAAACGCGGCAAGCCTTTAATGCCATGCACGGAGCGCCGAGCAAGAATCTTGCTCGAACGAGGTCGTGCACGTGTTCATCGCCTGTATCCGATGGTTATCCGACTCGTGGACCGCTTTGCAGAGGATTGTGAGTTCCAAGAGTTAAATCTCAAGCTCGATCCAGGCAGTAAAACAACTGGTGTGGCATTAAACCGCGTAGATGGTTCGACTGAAGCAGTTTTAAATCTGTTCGAACTCATACATCGTGGTGCTTTCATTAGTAAGAAGTTAGAACAAAGACGAGCGCTGCGAAGAACTCGTAGAAATCGTCATACGAGGTATCGGCAGGCTCGCTTTTTAAATCGTGGCAACAAGCAAAGAGGCTGGTTAGCGCCATCGCTGATGCACCGCGTCAATACCACAACTGCATGGGTTGATCGGATCGTGCGCTGGTCTCCAGTGCCTCTTATCACGCAAGAGTTAGTCCGCTTCGATACACAAAAGCTCGAAAATCCAGAGATATCTGGTGTCGAATATCAGCAAGGCACACTGCTCGGCTACGAGGTGCGTGAGTATCTCCTCAACAAGTGGCATCGTGCTTGTGTTTATTGCGATGCTCAGAATGTGCCTTTTGAGGTTGAGCATATTCACCCAAAATCAAAAGGTGGCTCAAATCGAGTATCAAACCTTACTTTAGCCTGTAGAACTTGCAACGAGAAGAAGGACAATCGAGACATACGGGAGTTTTTAGCAAGCGATCCAACACGCTTGGCGAAAATTCTGGCGCAAGCAAAAGCACCTCTCAAAGACGCGGCGGCAGTGAACTCCACGCGCTGGAGGCTGTTTAACGAACTAAAGACGATGGGTATTGTTGTGAAAACAGGCACCGGTGGTCAAACAAAATTTAATCGTTTACAAAACAAGATACCCAAAACCCATGCCCTGGACGCTGCTTGTACTGGTCATGTTGAGTTCATTTCCGATTGGCAAAAGCCTACGCTCTCCATCAAAAGCTCTGGTCATGGAACCTACGCAAGAACCAAATTAGATTCTTACGGTTTCCCGCGCGGCTATTGCCTGCGTCAAAAGCAAGTACATGGTTTTGCAACGGGAGATATCGTCCGAGCCGAAGTCACTAAAGGTAAGAAGATCGGCTCTTATTTTGGCAAGGTCGCCATTCGGGAATCAGGTAGTTTTAACATCAGCACCAACGCTGGTGTCATTCAAGGTGTATCGCATAAATACTGCAAGGTAATTCAACGTGCAGATGGCTATGGATATTTGTTTAACCAAGATAGCAAACAAAGTCGAGTCAAGAGGATTGCTTTGCAATCCGCGCTATCCCTCCCCGGCATGAATGCCGAGGTTTCTCGCGCATTATGA